In Manis pentadactyla isolate mManPen7 chromosome 18, mManPen7.hap1, whole genome shotgun sequence, the genomic window GTGGCAAAATGGACCGAGTCTGCGTGGGCAGCACAAGGACAGTAAAGGCAGGGCCACGGGGACACCAACATTCGGGGACAGGCCGGGGAGatcagagagaggagaaaagtaaCCCAGGGAGGAGGAGAATCATGAAAACCTGGATCAAAGTAAGAAGGTTTAAGAGAGGAAACATAAAAATGCCAAATGCTGCATAGAACTAAATAAACTGAAGAATCAGTCATTAAATTTGGCCAGAGGTCAACTCTGTCCTAGTGAACTCTGCCGGAGAGGGTTCAGGGGCGTGTCTGGGGGCAGAAACCTGCCTGctgttgggtgtgtgtgtgtggtactgCGGGTGGGGGGCAATCTCTGTAAGAGGCTCACCACGTGGGGAACGGACATCTGAGGTATTCAGAGGGGGACGTGGAGTTGAGGGCAGGGTATCAGTTTTGTTTTGATACTGTCTGGAGCAACTTGAGAACGTGATATGGCAGGTCGGGGGTAGGGGGAACCAGCAGAGAAGGAGAGCTGCAAACAGGCGTGTCTGCAGGAGTCCCAAAGACCCAGCGGCGGCGAGGGGCTGGGAGGCCCAGGTGGTGGGCAGGACGAGGTCACGCTGCCGGGGTGGGCCTGGGGAATCCGGGAATCGAAGCGAAGCCTCAATTTTATCTGTGAGACAGGACACAAAgggagaaaactaaggctcagagaggcggTCACCGGCACAGCAGCTGCTGGCTCTCAACCAGCTGGCTTACCGGGTGGGCAAGGAGAGAGGGAAGCAAGCGGCAGGCCCTCCTCCCCGGGGGGCGGCAGGCTGGTAAGGAGAGAACTTCCCTAGGAGGCCTGACGTGGGCGACTGCGACCAAGCAGGTCTCCACAGCACCCACTAGACGCTTAAAAATTTAGAGAGAGGCCTTAATGGGGTACAGTCCGTTCCAGCCAGATGGTCTCAACACCTCCTGACTGTCAAGGCTGCATCCTTTACAACGGCTCTGGCTGTGAGAACGGTGGGCAGGAGGTACCTTGCAGGGTCAGGGAAGGGGAGCCTTAGATGGCTCAGCTCTCGGTCACACTGTCACAGCCTCTCCGTGACCTCCTCTGATAACCCACAGGGAGCATCTAGCTCGTGTCGTGACTCCCTGTCCGGTGCTCTGTCCCTGGTATTGCACTCACTTTTGTTGAAGATGCCTGTACCACCTGAACACGTTTCAAAATGGGGCTATTTGTACCTTTTGAGAAATAGCTAGGCAAGGCTGGCTTCACATATGGGCAGAACAGGCCACGTGTCGCCAAGCACAATGAGCTTGCCCAGACCTGGGCTGGGACCCTCTGAAAACGAGGAAGACAGCAGCTGGCCCTCAGATAAGGACCCTGACGTGCTCGTGCCACTGCCAGGTCCTAGGAAGTGCCCGCAGCCCCCAAGCTGCGGTGACCGCGTCAAGGGACAGGAGCCCGAAAACCCCGCGGAGGACAGTGGGTAGTGTGGGTGACGAGTGGCTGGCAGTAAGTTCTGGCCACGTCTCTCGGCCTCTCTGCACATTCCCAGGTCCCTTCTAAGTGTGACGCACACACCTGATGAGGCGGTGGACGGGACCGCGACGCTGGCGGAGCACTGGAGCCGCTGATGGGGCGCAggggccaccgtctgccctgcgGGCCTGTCCCACGGACAGCAGCAGGCTCCCTGCGTGGCTTCCAGATCGCCTCCACTGCGACTGCGAAGCTTGGGCCGTTATTTATACGACAAACAatgggaaagggagagaaggcaCTTTCACGTCACAGTCACAGATTTTAGAATTGGAAAGGCTTTAGTTGCAACCCATTAAGTGCAATTCAGTGTTTTTCTTCCCCAAAATGGCTCACCTTTCCTTTCCCTGGGATTTCTTGGGCCACAATCGGCTGGCTTCTATGGTGAACAGTGACACTGGGGCAGCATAGAAACCGGCAACGGCTTGCTTCCTGCGCCTGGAGAGCCCCTCCCGAGGCACGGATGTGGGGGGAGGGCGCCAAGGGGGAGCACAGGCCCGTGGAATTAGAGCCACGGGAGCACAGATGTGCATCTAACCAGCGCCTCATGTAACTTGGAATGTTTTCTTAGAGACCAGCCACTCCGGCGGGCTGTGATGGCTCCATGTTCATCCCTCTTTAGTTACGCCTGAAGCATCACCAACGTGCTAACACTGCTCAGCGGCCTCATGAAGCCCAAGGCAGCAGCGCCAGGAAGAGACAGAATCACGGCCCAAAAACATGATGAGATCTGCCCCGATTCGAAAGAGTGGGTGGAAGGCTGTCCCTTCTCAGCCCTTGTTTAGGGACTTACTGAGTCCCATCCATGGGCCTGGCTCTAGGGAGGACGGCAGTGTGTTTATGGGGAGGTGGCGTGGGAAGGGGCAGGTGGTTTGAGTAACACGCTACAACGTCAGAAAAGCACTGTGAGAGTCTGTGATTCCAGCTCCAGCCACTGGCAGCTGGGCACAGGAGGGACTGCAAACTAAGCCACAGCTGCCACGTCCCAGAAATGAGAGACGTCCCGCCCCTCGCTTGTGTAGGGAACAGACGTTAAAGATAAAGTAGTCGGTTCTTACATTCCTGACAGGAGGGGAAAGTGTGAGGGACTCCAGTGCATGAGGAAATGGGCTGAGGAGAGCACAATACAGGCACGCACCCCCTGACGACGCGAAGCGGCAGCTCTTACCCTCTGACCCCTTGCCCTGCTCATTGTCCTGCGCAGCCTTCTTCATGTTCACTGTTTTTGCTGTCTATCTCCCCCACCAGCATGTAAGCTCCCTGTGGGCAGGGCCTTTCTCCTTATGCATTGGTGTTTCCagggcctagaacagtgcctggcatctaaTAGgcattcaaaaattattttttaaatcaatggaGAATATGCCAGTTCCAGTTCTGCCAGTGACCAAGTCTGTGACCTTGGAGGTCATTTCATCTTCTGggtgttagtttaaaaaaaaaaaacattcaaccAGCTAATCCTTTCCAGTGCCTCAGCACTGGTTTCATGCTTACGATGGGCCACGGCACAAGGCAGAGTGCGCAAAGTGGCCTCCTGTCTGTCCGGCTCCTTCTGGACGCCCTGCTCCTGTTTAGAGAACTTACTCCCTTGTGAGTATTGCGTCTCCAGGGCAGAAACGGGCAGCCCCCTTTGACTAGCCTTCCGTGCAGGCAGGGTGCTATCTGCCACATGTCTTGGGTTTTGCCCATGAGATGCACCTTCAAGAGATTTTTCTAAGTGTGAGGCGACAGGAACCTGTGGGTTCACTTTTTGCTGAATCCAGTGTGCCACACCGGCCATGGACGGAAGAGGCTGGGCTGTGCAGCACGTGCAGCAAAGCTGCCTCCTGTGGCTCAGGACTCATGGAGCAGAGAATAAGAGGGAGAAGACAGCGCGTCACTGAGGAAAAAGCAAGGCTGTAGGATGCATCCCGCAGGCAATGATTTatccacttaccagctgtgccTTGAAGGAATTTTATTCCTTGAGCCTCAGTGCCATCACCTTTAAGACGGTCGCCGTCCAGGGTCACACACGCCTCTGAAAGCAGGGCTCCTTCGATACTAGGATTCCCCAGCGACTTCTGCTGGTGTTTGCCTCCAGGTCACCGGGTCAACGTAAGGCTTAAAATGATGGGTAAAACTAGGTTAACTTATAAAGTTGCCGGAAGATAAAACGCTGAGCTGTGACACTAACAGGGGAGGTGGTGAAGTGGACTAATGAAAGGCAGTCTTCTCCATGTGCACCAACAGGCCCAAGGACGTCACTGTCCAACAGAGCATAACATTTGATGTTATAACAGTGACCTTCAGTGGACAAGCAAAGATTAAATTATGGCCCATATACTCTGGTTGCAGCAGAGAAGTACATTTTATGTACATTTCCATCAAAAATGGTCCCAATGAAACATTTTGGTGCTTAAAAGACCAAGTCTCAGTATCTGGAAACTTCCTTTTCATGGAACAGGTTATTTCCTGATGATGCCAGAAAGTGAGATATAACAACTGATACAATATTAGAATATGAGAAAATATTACGGCAGAAATAGTTTCATTTGAAAATTGGCTGGATTGACTTGAGCTCCTCACAGAGACTCTCAGAAGCCTAGGAGCTCCTAAGTGCCATTTATGTATGAACTTAAAGAAAGAGACTGCGTTTAAGTTCCCATTCCGTACATATAATGCCATAAGGTCAGAGAAACCAGCAAGCTGGCCTTCAACAAAcacttctttttccaaatatcCTCCCTGACTCCTGTTATCAGGCAGGCAGGAAAGCATTTTTCTGAGTTTTCAACTGCTACATTGCTACCTATGTATTTATTCTAATCGCCTCTTCAAGTTTACATTTCCTATCTCTACCTCCTAAATATGGTATTTCCTGAAGCATAGGCCTTGGCCTTCTTTCTGCTCTTCTCTGTAAATACTGTCTCCTTTAGAAAGATCATACACACTGATGGTTTCCCCTGTTGTTTCTTCACAGATGACTCACGTATTTACTCATTTAGGTGCAGCCTCCTTTTCCTCGGCTTTAGTCCTGTATTTCTAACAACCccctaaaatttttcttttggatATTTCACTACTATCTCAAGTTCTACAAATCTTTTTGAGCTCTgagcttatttttgctttaaaacaaCTCTATCCCTTTTCAGTCCCAGTTTCCCAGGATTTATGAATTGCAGTTTTCCCTGATTCCTCCTAATCCTTTCCTCCCATCGTCTGCTCAGTTAATAAGGTCAGTGCTGATACCAGTGGAGACGTTATTGTTCTTCCTGGGATCAGGTCTCGGAAGAGACGAAGGAagaagccagcagacaagagtaaAAAGAAACCAGCAAAGATTGTAATGAGGGGTGAAGAGGCTCCCGCTAACCTGGAGGATCTCCAAGGGGGGACGCCACTGGGGCTGCTTTGTCTAGGGGTTTACAAGCAAAAAGGAGGACGTTCACAGGGTTGGGATGGGAGGACTCCCTTCTTAAGCTGAATCTTCCAGATGTCCGTAATGTGGCTTTTTGTTTACTGTGAAGCCGTGACCCTAGTTCCCTCCTGACTGCACCTTTCCCGGGGCGCAAGTGCTATCTGCTTGCGTTCCACTAACTCCTGCCTCAGTACTATTCAATTACTGTACCTTGATCTGTCTGTTCTCACTTTACCACCTAACATCAAGACTATCAGATACCCCCACCCATGCTATCCTATACACTTTTGCTAGGTTCATGTTTCTACAGCACGGCCCTGGAACACAGTTCCATCATCCACTCTACAGTGACTGAGTGCTTGCTTACTTTATACAAAGCACAATGTTACACACAGCCAGGATACAGAGATGAATCAGGTAAACGCGGGTGCACAGTCTCATAGAGAGGGAGACTCGAACATAAATAACTGTAGTTCAAAACAAATACATGCAAAATGGTTCATAAAGTATGACGGACATTCAGTTGAAAGAGAAATTGTTTCTAGATGGAGATGTCACTTTGTTCAGCTTTAAAGAATGGGTAAAATTTCAACATCTCGAGAAgatggggagggaaggatggTCCACGCAAAAGACAGCAGTCTTTGAAAAGGAAATGGTAGTTCAAGCCCGACGTGCTGCATGTGGTCCGGGTTGCCAACGGGCAACGGCAGAATGAAGGGCAGCTGGAAACAAAGTCAGGAGTTCTGAATCCAAGTCAGTAAGTCTGACCTTTAATCTACAAGCACAGGGAGCCAGTGAGGACTTTTCCATCAAGCTGCGTTGGAAGGTGACCAGACTGCAGCCGCCGCCGGTAAGTGGGCTGGTAGGGGAGTGGTGCTAGGGTGGGCCGTCTTCGGGCGCGGCTCAGGGGGCATGACGCCGGcgggggcagggggcgggggcggggggcggctGCCGCAGGGACCGCAGGGGGGACGCGGCCACACACTTGTCAGCTGACGGGATCAAGTGAGGGGGAAACCGGCATCAAATACCGACACCGACGTTTCCAAGCTGGAACCCGGTGGGAATACCAACCAAAGGGGCGCGCGCAGGATCTCCCGGGAGAAACGGCCAGGGCGCAGCGCCGAGACGGGTGCGCTTCGGCGGAGCCGCGCCCGCACGGGCCTGACGCCCGCCCGCCCACGCGCTTCGCGCGCGGCGAGCAGGCGGACGGAAGCTGCCTTTCCCTCGTCGCCGCACTTCCCCCGGACTTCCGTCCCTACCCGTCACCGCGCGGCGGAGGCGCTGCCCGCGCAGGCCATCTCCTCCGCCCGGGGGCGCCGGGCCGCGCCTCGCCTCCGCCCGCGCCGCGTCGTACCGGCGCCGGGGATCCGGGAACCTCGCCGGCGGGGGCGGGACATCGCGAGACTGGCTCGGGCCGCGTCCGCGCTCGGCCGCCGGAAGCGGAAGTCAAGTGGCGGCCGGGCCCTGGTAGCTTAGGGAGCGGAGGGGCGCGGGCCGAGGTGGGCGTCCGCGCGTCTGCGGCGAGCCGAGCGGCCGGCGGGGCGCCCCGGGTCCGTGCTGGCCCAGGTCCGGCCGCGAGCGACCCGCAGTTGGCCTGGCGTCCGGTGCGTCGGGGGAGACCGCGTCTGCCGCAGCCAGGCCCCGGCGTGTCGGGAGGGCCGAGTAGCATCTCCGCCTGTCCTCCGGGTTCGTCTGCAGGGGCGGCGAAGCCCGTCCTGGGTGGTCACGTCCAAGGCCGGTCGCCTGCAGCCGGAGCTCCGTGCGGCCTTACCGGCGGCGGAGAGCGGGTGCCGAGTACAGACCCGAAGGGCGGGCCCTCCTCATCCGCAGGGAAGTGCACCCCGAGTCGGGTGGCCGCTCACGCCTTAACTCCAAGCCCAGAGCGCAGGTCTCCGGGCATCTTCCAGCTCTGCTCTGGCACTTTGAGCCCCAGTTCCCTCATCATGAGCGTGGGGAGCCTGTAGAGCTTTTAATCCCACCCCTTCGTTGACTGTGGCGCTCTGGTCCCCCTCCTACCTTCCGAGAGTTTCCTTCAAGGGAGTCGTGGTCTTTTTCTTTCCACAGATCGAAACAACCTGAATATTAAACAGTCCAGCTGCCTCAAATCCCTGGTGTAAGTAAAGCTTGGATCGGGTTCATTCTATTTAAATTTCATTCTCATAAGTAATGATATTTGTGGGAGGAGGTCTGGGAGGGCTTAGTACATTGCTTTGCCTTATGAATTCTGCCATCTGGCTAGGTACGGGTCGTCTTCCAATTTCTGTGATTCTTACAGAAATCCAAGCACAGTTTTAAttagctgaattttttttttcaaatcgtATCTTGGATTTGAGAATTTGGTGCCAGTCTGCCAATTCCAAACACTTTGTGTGGTATTTAATAAGACACACTCTAAGAGAGCGGTAGCCAGAAAGCTAAAATGCCGTCATTTTGCTTCTTGCCTCCAAACCGTAATCTTAGCTTAATTTTGTTAGGATGAAGGTTGAATTACAAATGTGACTCAGTGTTTGCCTGTGTTTTGAGGGATTTGGAGAATCACAAAGATGCCATCTTCCACTATGACATCTCTTTGCCAAAAACGTGTTTAAGTAatataggaagaaaaataattttagggtTTCAGATAAGAGGGACAGTTTTAAAGCATAATGTGACATAGGCCCCAAATCATAAAACATGTTTGAGGAGTCTTGAGGCAAGGCACAAAAAGATGGGGTTTGCATTAGGAGAGGTGGGGGATGGGACGTTGGGAAGGGGGCCCCTGGGGGTGCTGCTAGGGATGGCTTCCAGGCCTCCAGTGAAGACCGAAACCAGTGAACTCTCTGTCCCCTGGCCTCTCAAGGATTAGGCCCTCTGCTGCCTAAGCCAGGTTTCCTAGACGTAGAGGGCTGTGAATGTGGGTGAAGAAATATCACTTGAGTGAATCCATAATTGGCCTGGAAAGCCCAGCAGATACAGATTTCAGTTTTTATAGCCATTAGATAGCTTCtatagttatttttcatttgtcaTAGAGGCTGGCCTATGAATACATCAGGTGCTATTAGAGAGAAGTTGCTCTCAGACTTCAGTAGTTGTGCTTTCCATTTTCATGTGTCCTGtaatttgtctctttttttatgtgctcttttcttttttcctgtcaaCAACCTTAGATATTTTATACTGGGAAAAATAAGGCAATCTTCCAGTAACCCCTTTGCCTCCCATTTTGTTTTCGAAAAACTGCAGTTTGTTTGCTTTGAATAGTTTTTCATAATTTGACTCCTGCTGACGCTCCGGCTTCATTTCCTGACATTTGATGTTCCCCCCTTTGTATTTACATGTGTCTCGTGTCTCTCCTGCTAGACGGAGAGCTCTCTGGGAGGAAGGTCCGTGACGCACTGTTCATCTTTGTGTCCTAGGCTCCTAGTTAATAAATGGCTGTGttacagaaatcaagaaatactGAACGTTTAAAATTAATCTTAAGTTTAAAAGTACTCAAGGACTTTTATGAATACCCTAAAAGTGTTCACTTCTTGGTTTCTTGCgtgttattatatattaatagttatttttttaagttctaataGAAACATATTAAAAACTGTACAGAATTTCAGAATGACTGACGCTTCTGAAGCTGTTCCAAATTTTGAAGAGATGTTTGCCAATAGATTCACAGAGGACGACAAAGACTACCAGGAATACCTGAAACGCCCTCCTGAGGCCCCTCCAATTGTCGAGGAGTGGAACAGCAGAGCTGGTGGGAACCAAAGAAATAGAGGCAGTCGGTACGCATTCCCTCAGAGTACACGCACACGGCTCCTCCCGGGAAGGACAGCTCTCACCGCTGCCCATAGGCcactgagggcagggactgggtTTTTTTCAGGTTCATATACCTAGTACCTAGTAACTGGCTGCAGAGAGTGGCTAATACTTGTTTTAGTATTTAGTtagcatatttttttccttgctaTTCAATTTGtgtgttttaatgttttttttaaaatgttctttctgtGGACTAATATTTTCTTTGCAAATATACTTTAGATCTAGATCCTTCtgcaaaattttgttttaaattccattAAGAaggtattttttcattcattttattacttTAGAAAGTTTATACAATGGGAAGTAATTCTATTCCACAATTCAAAATAGATAAAAGGAATAAATTACCATACTGCTTTTATACAAGTAAATAGATTGCAGTTTGATTCAGAACTACCCTGTTGTTTCAGGTTTGGCATTGTAGGCCATGTGTTTCTTTGCAAACTGTATCCAGTACAATAATGGAAGAATGATACAAATCTTAGGAAGATTTGGAATACCTTGTGCTATGCCATTctgtaaagaaaaatgtttttttttgctCTCTTGTTCACTTGGTActagattgaaaaataaaatgcactgggatagatttgtgtgtttttctgaaaaacaaatataaaaatctttATGTTTTGTTGTTGTAGGTTGCAAGACAACAGACAGTTTAGAGGGAGGGACAGCAGACGGGGGTGGCCGAGTGACAATCGGTCCAATCAGTGGCATGGACGATCCTGGGGTAACAACTACCCGCAGCACAGACAAGAACCTTATTACCCCCACCAGTATGGACACTATGGTTACAACCAACGGCCTCCCTATGGTTACTACTAAGAGGAATGTCAGCAACTTTTAGTAAAACCATTTGCTCTGTTAAACAACAAAAGTTTGTGTGTATCATACCTGATTTCCGACTGGATTATTAATTTTTTCGAAtttgaggttttgttttttttttatttagatcTTATTAGGGAGATGTGATGGTTGCTGGGAATAAATAGTCCCCTAAAAGGTAGATTGTATTACTTCTACCTCAGATTCTCCTTCGTTTCATACTTAATAGTACTTTGGACTTGGtatatcttattaaaaataaaaatcttaaaataagaaaatgcttgCTTTTACTTTGTAAGATAAGGTGCCCACACACTCAAATGTGGTTGTTGCTGAAATTTTACAAGTGCACTAATGAATCACAACGTACGGTACGGGTGAGCAGCAGCTAGAAGGTGAGACAGCTGTGGCCTGTGTCCTCTGGCTTTTGTCCTTAGTGCCTGTGGACTGTGCAGTTACGTAGTCTAGGTGTGAGCCTGCcccagtcctctgggcctctccctagAGGGCTGTCAAGGACAAAGCCACAACTGAGGAGGGGATCGTTTCGGTGTTCTGCTGTAGTACTAGGTGGGTTTGGGCACAGTCATTTTGTACCAACCCTAAGGCTTTTTGCTTAAACGTCTGAAATTCACCTATTATACAAAAGTTTGACTCTATAATGTCCCTCTTTCAATCATACGGGAGTAATGCTGTGTTTTGACTCTACTTACTCTGGTATTTAATGTGGGTTGACTTACGTTATACTCTAAATGTGGGCCTTTGCTGTTTCTCTTCTGTAGATAGTGATGCTGTAACTTCTGTTAAGAGTAATCATATTTCAAATCATTTTAATG contains:
- the RAMAC gene encoding RNA guanine-N7 methyltransferase activating subunit, translating into MTDASEAVPNFEEMFANRFTEDDKDYQEYLKRPPEAPPIVEEWNSRAGGNQRNRGSRLQDNRQFRGRDSRRGWPSDNRSNQWHGRSWGNNYPQHRQEPYYPHQYGHYGYNQRPPYGYY